In the genome of Qipengyuania seohaensis, one region contains:
- a CDS encoding DUF983 domain-containing protein produces the protein MPLDDPSAKRPNLPASIWEALLRGARCRCPRCGDGKIFRRWLKPVDSCPSCQLDISGQRADDFPAYIAIFVTGHLLAPVIIALASSENLSAWAVLAIIIPLAVAMMLLMLQPSKGAVIALQWWNGMHGFRKERLPESDEDTTP, from the coding sequence ATGCCCCTCGACGATCCATCGGCCAAGCGCCCCAACCTGCCCGCCTCGATTTGGGAAGCCCTGCTGCGCGGGGCGCGCTGTCGCTGCCCGCGATGCGGTGACGGGAAGATTTTCCGCCGCTGGCTGAAGCCGGTCGACAGCTGCCCGTCATGCCAGCTGGATATCTCTGGCCAGCGGGCGGACGATTTTCCGGCTTACATCGCCATCTTTGTCACCGGACACCTCCTTGCGCCGGTCATCATCGCCCTTGCCTCGAGCGAGAACCTGTCTGCATGGGCCGTGCTGGCCATTATCATTCCCCTCGCAGTGGCGATGATGTTGCTGATGCTTCAGCCATCGAAAGGCGCGGTGATCGCTCTCCAGTGGTGGAACGGGATGCACGGCTTCCGCAAGGAGCGCCTTCCCGAAAGCGATGAGGACACGACACCGTGA
- a CDS encoding transglycosylase domain-containing protein — MDKRGSRRTKATRAERAKRAEADGRNPPSRFWRWIKRLFLWGAVAAVLGAIFLAIAVGFAARSLPSYYQLKATQNAQTIVVRARDGTEIVELGPSYGKWLSSEEIPQVMKDAMISVEDRRFYSHPGVDPYGLTRAVYVWATGQNRLGATSTITQQLARNVFLNSNRTVDRKLREAVLAMALEWKFSKEQILELYLNKVYFGGGAYGIDSASRKFFSHPATEMSVAEAAIIAGLVKAPSRYSPTADVDAAVGRASVVLRLMREQGRITADQARVDISAVNLKEEVGQNSVRYFTDWALPQLDLLLPETFEPIEVWTTLDVGMQRAATAAVQANVPEATQGALVSLDRDGAILALVGGTDYVETNYNRATNALRQPGSSWKLFVYLAALEAGYTPDDRVVDTQVKIGDWSPRNSNGRNIGETDLRTAFAYSVNTVAAQLGNEVGFGSVASMARRFGITTPINTYPAMVLGSNEVRLIDMTRAFAAISAKGASVEPYGIVKVTTADGETLYEHKAARSSQLVPDHVAAGITDLLQAAVQTGTGRAAQIGRPVAGKTGTTSSNKDGYFVGFSSGITTGVWMGRDDNRRVGGLQGGRAPAQAFSAYMRYAVKDRPVEEFDTDLKLPDWQIEEDDEYFFGDPDDYYYIDEQGNLIEPGRQPTGPEGQLPYPVDGEGMPQQQPQMQPQPRPQPTDPTRPPLREQPATGRGADGAPQAIGDDFLDRATGRNQPRPQGDRPRR; from the coding sequence ATGGATAAACGAGGCAGCCGGCGCACCAAGGCAACGCGCGCAGAGCGGGCGAAACGTGCCGAGGCCGATGGCCGCAATCCGCCGAGCCGTTTCTGGCGCTGGATCAAGCGGCTGTTCCTCTGGGGCGCCGTCGCTGCAGTTTTGGGAGCGATCTTCCTCGCCATCGCAGTCGGTTTCGCAGCGCGTTCGCTGCCGAGTTACTACCAGCTGAAAGCCACGCAGAACGCGCAGACCATCGTTGTGCGCGCGCGCGACGGCACGGAAATCGTGGAGCTTGGGCCCAGCTACGGCAAATGGCTGTCTTCGGAAGAAATCCCGCAGGTGATGAAGGATGCGATGATTTCGGTCGAGGACCGGCGCTTCTATTCCCACCCCGGCGTCGACCCCTATGGCCTTACTCGCGCGGTTTACGTCTGGGCAACCGGACAAAACCGGTTGGGCGCCACGTCCACCATCACGCAGCAGCTGGCGCGAAACGTATTCCTCAATTCGAACCGCACGGTCGACCGCAAGCTGCGCGAGGCCGTGCTGGCCATGGCGCTGGAATGGAAATTCTCGAAAGAGCAGATCCTCGAGCTTTATCTTAACAAGGTCTACTTCGGCGGCGGTGCCTACGGCATCGATTCAGCGAGCCGTAAGTTCTTCAGCCACCCCGCGACCGAAATGTCCGTGGCGGAAGCGGCTATCATCGCCGGCCTGGTGAAGGCGCCGAGCCGCTACTCACCGACCGCAGATGTCGATGCGGCAGTCGGCCGCGCGAGCGTAGTCCTGCGCCTGATGCGCGAACAGGGCCGCATCACTGCGGACCAGGCGCGCGTGGACATCTCCGCCGTCAACCTCAAGGAAGAGGTGGGGCAGAACTCGGTCCGTTACTTTACCGACTGGGCGCTCCCGCAGCTCGACCTCCTGTTGCCGGAGACCTTCGAACCAATCGAAGTCTGGACCACGCTGGATGTCGGAATGCAGCGCGCTGCCACCGCGGCAGTGCAGGCGAACGTCCCCGAGGCAACGCAGGGCGCTCTGGTGAGCCTGGATCGTGACGGTGCCATCCTCGCGCTGGTTGGGGGTACCGATTACGTCGAGACCAATTACAACCGCGCCACCAATGCGCTGCGCCAGCCGGGATCGAGCTGGAAGCTGTTCGTCTATCTTGCCGCCCTCGAAGCGGGCTACACGCCAGATGACCGCGTGGTGGATACCCAGGTCAAGATCGGCGACTGGAGTCCGCGCAATTCCAACGGTCGCAATATCGGCGAAACGGACCTGCGAACCGCCTTTGCCTATTCGGTGAATACCGTGGCGGCACAGCTCGGCAATGAGGTCGGTTTCGGATCGGTCGCGTCGATGGCGCGCCGCTTCGGCATCACCACGCCGATCAACACCTATCCCGCCATGGTGCTCGGCTCGAACGAAGTCCGGCTGATCGACATGACGCGCGCCTTCGCGGCGATTTCGGCCAAAGGCGCGTCGGTGGAACCCTACGGCATCGTCAAGGTGACGACGGCGGATGGCGAAACGCTTTATGAGCACAAGGCGGCCCGCAGCTCGCAGCTCGTCCCCGACCATGTGGCTGCCGGTATTACGGACCTGCTTCAGGCAGCGGTCCAGACCGGTACCGGCCGCGCAGCGCAGATCGGCCGACCCGTGGCGGGCAAGACGGGCACCACCAGTTCCAACAAGGACGGCTATTTCGTCGGCTTCTCCTCCGGCATCACGACCGGCGTATGGATGGGCCGGGACGACAACCGGCGAGTGGGCGGCCTGCAAGGTGGCCGGGCTCCTGCCCAGGCTTTCTCGGCTTACATGCGCTATGCCGTGAAAGATCGCCCGGTCGAAGAGTTCGACACCGACCTCAAGCTGCCCGACTGGCAGATCGAGGAAGACGACGAGTACTTCTTCGGGGATCCGGACGACTATTACTACATCGACGAGCAGGGGAACCTGATCGAACCAGGGCGCCAGCCCACTGGGCCGGAAGGGCAGTTACCCTACCCGGTCGACGGCGAAGGAATGCCGCAGCAGCAACCCCAGATGCAGCCTCAGCCACGTCCGCAACCCACGGACCCAACGCGTCCGCCCTTGCGCGAGCAGCCGGCAACGGGACGCGGTGCGGACGGAGCCCCCCAGGCTATCGGTGACGATTTCCTCGACCGGGCGACCGGCAGGAACCAGCCGCGACCGCAGGGCGACAGGCCGAGGCGGTAG
- the dapB gene encoding 4-hydroxy-tetrahydrodipicolinate reductase yields MASFGVIGSKGAMGEALRRVIEASGHTYAGGIDKGGDPAALADACDALIDFSAPGALAANLHAAVGAGVPIVIGTTGLEQSHHDAIDGAAQATPVLQTGNTSLGVTLLAHLVREAAQRLGDDWDIEIVEMHHRRKVDAPSGTALLLGEAAAKGRGIELADKRESGRDGQTGARARGAIGFAALRGGTVAGEHSVILAGEQERLTLSHSAENREIFARGAVKAAEWLLSREAGRYTMEEVLGL; encoded by the coding sequence ATGGCAAGTTTCGGCGTAATCGGCAGCAAAGGCGCGATGGGAGAGGCGCTTAGGCGCGTCATCGAGGCATCGGGCCACACCTATGCCGGTGGAATCGACAAGGGCGGCGATCCGGCTGCGCTTGCCGATGCGTGCGATGCGCTGATCGATTTTTCCGCGCCCGGCGCACTTGCCGCCAACCTCCACGCTGCCGTTGGCGCAGGGGTGCCCATCGTGATCGGGACCACCGGTCTCGAGCAGAGCCATCACGACGCGATCGACGGGGCCGCCCAGGCGACACCCGTCCTCCAGACCGGCAATACTTCGCTCGGCGTCACCCTGCTGGCGCACCTGGTGCGCGAAGCTGCGCAGCGTCTTGGCGACGACTGGGACATCGAAATCGTCGAGATGCATCACCGCCGCAAGGTCGATGCTCCTTCCGGCACTGCCCTGCTGCTTGGCGAAGCTGCAGCCAAGGGGCGCGGGATCGAGCTAGCCGACAAGCGCGAAAGCGGGCGTGACGGACAGACCGGCGCACGGGCACGCGGTGCCATCGGCTTTGCCGCCCTGCGCGGCGGGACCGTTGCCGGCGAACACAGCGTCATCCTCGCCGGAGAGCAGGAGCGGCTGACTCTGTCTCACAGCGCCGAGAACCGCGAAATCTTCGCGCGCGGCGCGGTGAAGGCCGCCGAATGGCTGCTGTCGCGCGAGGCGGGGCGGTACACGATGGAGGAGGTCCTCGGCCTTTGA
- the msrB gene encoding peptide-methionine (R)-S-oxide reductase MsrB: MTDKLIKSDAEWREELTPEQYHILREKGTERAFTGKYDKNAQEGEYHCAACGQLLFESDEKYDSGCGWPAFTAPADGTVVEEHRDTSHGMIRTEVVCSKCEGHLGHVFPDGPGETGLRYCINSAALDFEPED, encoded by the coding sequence GTGACCGACAAGCTGATCAAGAGCGACGCCGAATGGCGCGAAGAGCTGACACCCGAGCAATACCACATCCTGCGCGAAAAGGGCACCGAGCGTGCCTTTACGGGAAAGTACGACAAGAACGCGCAAGAAGGTGAGTACCACTGCGCCGCCTGCGGGCAGCTATTGTTCGAGAGCGACGAAAAATACGACAGCGGTTGCGGCTGGCCGGCTTTCACAGCGCCTGCAGACGGCACTGTCGTCGAAGAGCATCGCGATACCAGCCACGGCATGATTCGCACCGAAGTCGTGTGTTCGAAGTGCGAAGGCCACCTCGGCCATGTCTTCCCCGACGGTCCTGGCGAAACGGGACTGCGCTATTGCATCAATTCCGCCGCGCTGGACTTCGAACCGGAAGACTGA
- the rpsT gene encoding 30S ribosomal protein S20, with product MANTPQAKKRIRRNDRRAEINGARISRIRNFVKKVETACEAGDKDAAKTALQAAQPELARGVARGVMHKNTASRKLSRLSKRVAAL from the coding sequence ATGGCCAATACGCCGCAAGCCAAAAAGCGCATCCGCCGCAACGATCGCCGCGCCGAAATCAACGGTGCGCGCATCAGCCGCATCCGCAACTTCGTGAAGAAGGTCGAAACGGCCTGCGAAGCCGGCGACAAGGATGCCGCCAAGACCGCCCTGCAGGCAGCGCAGCCCGAACTGGCTCGCGGTGTCGCTCGCGGCGTGATGCATAAGAACACGGCCTCGCGTAAGCTGAGCCGTCTTTCGAAGCGCGTCGCTGCGCTCTGA
- a CDS encoding Do family serine endopeptidase — MKDVKPVRYAYSVTAALLAGGAALSLAGYPAGAQVAQNDDTHMANVVPRAGAPASFADLTEQLQPAVVNISTRQRIEVPTNNGNPFAGTPFEDLFNRRNGGQQREPQYREGQSLGSGFFISADGYVVTNNHVVSPSGRGTVEEITVTLPDGSEYEAELVGTDAQSDLAVLKVNRREDFPFVRFGDSSQARVGDWVVAIGNPFGLGGTVTSGIVSSVLRNTGAGAYDRYIQTDAAINRGNSGGPLFDMQGNVIGINNAIYSPSGGSVGIGFAIPAETAAPIVAKLREGVEIERGYLGIQIQPVTEDVAASLGLERNRGEFVQSVQPGQPAEDAGLEPGDIVLSVNNRAVTPDQTLSYLVANIAPGTTIPLEIFREGERRRLNVTVGKRPSEEELRQSQMFDPDAEPEEDMGPADSEIIEDRLGLQVLEITPQIARQLGASADTDGLVIAAVNQNSDAARKGLQRGDIILSANYRAVANVEDLEGAVRAAQAENREAVLLRVQRRGRPAQYVAVRLSR, encoded by the coding sequence ATGAAGGACGTGAAGCCAGTGCGATATGCCTATTCCGTAACCGCCGCCCTGCTTGCCGGAGGTGCAGCCCTTTCGCTCGCAGGCTATCCCGCAGGTGCCCAGGTCGCCCAGAACGACGACACGCACATGGCCAATGTGGTGCCGCGCGCAGGTGCGCCCGCCAGCTTTGCCGACCTGACCGAGCAATTGCAGCCGGCCGTGGTCAACATCTCCACCCGTCAGCGGATCGAGGTACCGACCAACAACGGCAATCCTTTCGCCGGCACCCCGTTCGAAGATCTGTTCAACCGCCGCAACGGTGGCCAGCAGCGTGAACCGCAGTACCGCGAAGGCCAGTCGCTGGGTTCGGGCTTCTTCATTTCGGCAGACGGTTATGTCGTCACCAACAATCACGTCGTCAGCCCCTCGGGACGCGGCACCGTGGAAGAGATCACCGTGACCCTGCCCGACGGCAGCGAGTACGAAGCCGAACTGGTGGGCACCGATGCGCAGTCGGACCTTGCCGTGCTGAAGGTGAACCGCCGAGAAGATTTCCCGTTCGTCCGCTTCGGCGATTCCAGCCAGGCCCGTGTGGGTGACTGGGTGGTCGCCATCGGCAACCCCTTTGGCCTTGGCGGAACCGTGACCAGCGGCATCGTCTCCAGCGTGCTGCGCAACACCGGTGCGGGCGCTTACGATCGCTATATCCAGACCGACGCCGCCATCAATCGCGGCAACTCGGGCGGTCCGCTGTTCGACATGCAGGGCAATGTGATCGGCATCAACAACGCCATCTATTCGCCCTCCGGCGGCAGCGTGGGGATCGGCTTTGCCATCCCGGCGGAGACGGCAGCTCCCATCGTCGCCAAGCTGCGCGAAGGCGTGGAGATCGAGCGCGGTTACCTGGGCATCCAGATCCAGCCGGTCACCGAAGACGTGGCCGCATCGCTCGGCCTCGAGCGCAATCGCGGCGAATTCGTGCAGTCGGTCCAGCCGGGCCAGCCTGCCGAGGACGCCGGACTTGAGCCAGGCGATATCGTCCTGTCGGTCAACAACCGTGCCGTGACGCCGGACCAGACGCTCTCCTATCTCGTCGCGAATATCGCACCGGGGACGACCATCCCGCTCGAAATCTTCCGCGAGGGCGAACGACGCCGTCTCAACGTGACGGTCGGCAAGCGTCCCAGCGAAGAGGAACTCCGCCAGAGCCAGATGTTCGATCCCGACGCCGAGCCGGAAGAGGACATGGGCCCTGCCGACAGTGAGATCATCGAAGATCGCCTTGGTCTCCAGGTGCTCGAGATCACGCCGCAGATTGCTCGCCAGCTGGGAGCAAGCGCGGACACGGACGGTCTCGTCATCGCCGCGGTGAACCAGAACTCCGATGCAGCCCGCAAAGGCCTTCAGCGCGGCGACATTATCCTGAGCGCAAACTATCGCGCCGTGGCTAACGTCGAGGACCTGGAAGGTGCGGTTCGCGCCGCGCAGGCCGAGAACCGCGAAGCTGTGCTTCTGCGCGTGCAGCGGCGCGGTCGTCCGGCCCAATACGTGGCGGTCCGCCTCAGCCGCTGA
- a CDS encoding HesA/MoeB/ThiF family protein, which translates to MSLDERRLERFARHIVLPEIGGAGQVALAEKHLVLVGLGGIGSPALQYLAAAGIGRLTLVDDDKVDASNLQRQTLYNERDIGYGKATCAKRWVKLFDPVLEVEISDRRIDADNVDALVEGADLVMDGTDNFATRLSVSDACVKAGVPLLSAAVGRFQGQVGAFAGHLPDQSCYRCFVGDAFDAEDCDTCAEDGMLGAMAGWVATFAAMQAVRTLLVGVSAFGRSDWGKVYLLDGLNPGLRAFSIAKDPACNGCS; encoded by the coding sequence GTGAGCCTCGACGAACGACGCCTCGAACGCTTTGCCCGCCACATTGTGCTGCCCGAGATCGGCGGCGCGGGACAGGTCGCGCTGGCAGAAAAGCATTTGGTCCTGGTCGGACTTGGCGGCATCGGCTCCCCCGCTCTTCAGTACCTCGCTGCCGCCGGGATCGGGCGGCTCACCCTGGTGGATGACGACAAGGTCGATGCGAGCAACCTGCAGCGCCAGACGCTCTATAACGAGCGGGATATCGGCTACGGCAAGGCGACCTGCGCCAAGCGGTGGGTCAAGCTGTTCGACCCCGTGCTGGAGGTGGAGATCAGCGACCGCCGGATCGATGCGGACAATGTCGATGCGCTGGTAGAAGGTGCGGACCTCGTCATGGATGGCACGGACAATTTCGCGACGCGGCTGTCGGTTTCCGACGCTTGCGTGAAGGCAGGCGTGCCCTTGCTGTCCGCCGCTGTAGGCCGCTTCCAGGGTCAGGTCGGCGCTTTTGCGGGGCACTTGCCCGACCAGTCTTGCTACCGCTGTTTCGTGGGCGACGCCTTCGATGCCGAAGATTGCGACACTTGCGCCGAAGACGGCATGCTGGGCGCAATGGCCGGTTGGGTGGCGACCTTCGCCGCGATGCAGGCGGTCCGCACCCTGCTCGTCGGGGTGAGCGCCTTCGGACGGTCGGATTGGGGTAAGGTCTACTTGCTGGACGGGCTGAACCCGGGCCTCCGGGCATTTTCGATCGCCAAGGATCCGGCCTGCAACGGCTGCAGCTAG
- a CDS encoding NAD-dependent deacylase, which yields MAELRNIVVLTGAGISAESGIDTFRDAGGLWEQHRVEDVATPQGYERDPALVQRFYDARREAVQKVSPNRAHEALARLDREWGGGLLIVTQNVDDLHERAGASRVVHMHGELLSALCPMCERRHRWTGPLIDRPECPSCEARSLRPDVVWFGEMPYQMDRIYAALRSAHLFVSIGTSGAVYPAAGFVSDARELGVKTLELNLERSEGSHWFHESRQGPAGKLVPEWVDELLGAG from the coding sequence ATGGCCGAGCTACGCAACATTGTCGTCCTGACCGGGGCCGGCATTTCCGCCGAAAGCGGGATCGATACTTTCCGCGATGCAGGCGGTTTGTGGGAGCAGCACCGGGTCGAGGATGTCGCGACACCGCAAGGTTACGAGCGTGATCCGGCCCTGGTTCAGCGGTTCTACGATGCACGGCGCGAGGCAGTGCAGAAGGTGTCGCCCAACCGCGCGCATGAGGCGTTGGCGAGGCTCGACAGGGAATGGGGCGGCGGGCTCCTGATCGTCACGCAGAACGTCGACGATTTGCATGAGCGTGCCGGTGCGAGCCGCGTTGTCCATATGCACGGGGAATTGCTCAGCGCGCTGTGCCCCATGTGCGAGCGTCGCCATCGCTGGACCGGGCCTCTCATCGATCGTCCCGAGTGCCCCAGTTGCGAGGCGCGTTCGCTCAGGCCCGATGTCGTCTGGTTCGGCGAGATGCCCTATCAGATGGACCGCATCTACGCCGCCTTGCGCAGCGCCCACCTGTTCGTGTCGATCGGCACCAGCGGGGCGGTTTACCCGGCGGCGGGCTTCGTCAGCGATGCGAGGGAGCTGGGTGTGAAAACGCTCGAACTTAACCTCGAACGCAGCGAAGGATCGCACTGGTTTCACGAATCGCGCCAGGGACCGGCAGGCAAGCTTGTCCCCGAATGGGTCGACGAATTGCTCGGCGCTGGGTAA
- the dnaA gene encoding chromosomal replication initiator protein DnaA — MVKSGDLASKRKAKNEMEDLEAVNLAADWADISQGLRKDLGHQLHSQWIKPIQVGKIDAESGTLDLFLPTEFSANWVKDRFADRLSLAWKIARSEVRKVNISVHPGRRQVADLRLHGDGRRPANDSDTSMMAIGADTLGDQGFTSSVGLDASLSFAAFVTGEANILAFNAAQRMAATEKPQFSPLYLKAATGQGKTHLLHAIGHTFLKTHTRSRIFYCSAERFMVEFVQALKANRMIEFKARLRSFDLLLVDDIQFIIGKASAQEELLYTIDALLNEGKRLVFAADRAPQALDGVEPRLLSRLSMGLVADIQPADIELRKKILHSKLSKFAPLAVPEDVIEFLARTITRNVRELVGGLNKLIAYAQLTGQEVSLQLAEEQLTDILSANRRRITIDEIQRTVCQFYRIDRSEMSSKRRARAVVRPRQVAMYLSKVLTPRSYPEIGRKFGGRDHSTVIHAVRLIEDLRERDADMDGDVRSLLRQLES; from the coding sequence ATGGTCAAATCGGGTGACCTCGCCAGTAAGCGGAAAGCGAAAAACGAGATGGAGGATCTGGAAGCAGTAAACCTGGCAGCCGATTGGGCTGACATCAGCCAGGGCCTTCGCAAGGATCTCGGACATCAATTGCACAGCCAGTGGATCAAGCCGATCCAGGTCGGAAAGATCGACGCCGAATCCGGTACCCTCGACCTTTTCCTTCCGACCGAATTCAGCGCCAACTGGGTCAAGGACCGGTTCGCCGATCGCCTGAGCCTGGCCTGGAAAATCGCCCGCAGCGAAGTGCGCAAGGTGAATATCTCGGTCCATCCGGGCCGCCGCCAGGTTGCTGACCTGCGCCTCCACGGCGACGGCCGCCGCCCGGCAAACGACAGCGACACCTCGATGATGGCGATCGGTGCGGATACGCTGGGCGACCAGGGCTTTACCTCCAGCGTCGGCCTCGATGCCTCGCTAAGCTTTGCCGCTTTCGTGACCGGTGAGGCGAACATCCTCGCCTTCAACGCGGCACAGCGTATGGCCGCGACCGAAAAGCCGCAGTTCAGCCCGCTCTATCTCAAGGCCGCCACCGGCCAGGGCAAGACGCACCTGCTGCATGCCATCGGCCACACCTTCCTGAAGACCCACACCCGCAGCCGCATCTTCTACTGCAGCGCGGAACGTTTCATGGTGGAGTTCGTCCAGGCCCTGAAGGCCAATCGGATGATCGAATTCAAGGCACGCCTGCGCAGCTTCGACCTGCTGCTGGTGGACGATATCCAGTTCATCATCGGCAAGGCTTCGGCGCAGGAAGAATTGCTCTACACGATCGATGCACTGCTGAACGAAGGCAAGCGCCTGGTCTTTGCTGCCGACCGCGCGCCGCAAGCGCTCGACGGCGTCGAACCGCGCCTCCTTTCGCGCCTGTCGATGGGCCTTGTGGCCGACATCCAGCCCGCAGATATCGAGCTGCGCAAGAAAATCCTGCACTCCAAGTTGAGCAAGTTCGCGCCGCTCGCAGTGCCGGAAGACGTTATCGAGTTTCTCGCCCGCACCATTACGCGCAACGTTCGCGAGCTGGTCGGCGGCCTCAACAAGCTGATCGCCTATGCGCAGCTGACGGGCCAGGAAGTCTCGTTGCAGCTGGCCGAAGAACAGCTGACCGATATCCTGTCGGCCAACCGCCGCCGGATCACCATCGACGAGATCCAGCGCACCGTGTGCCAGTTCTATCGCATCGACCGCTCGGAAATGAGCAGCAAGCGCCGTGCACGCGCCGTGGTGCGCCCGCGCCAGGTGGCGATGTACCTTTCCAAGGTGCTGACCCCGCGCAGCTATCCCGAAATCGGTCGGAAGTTCGGCGGCCGCGATCACTCGACGGTGATCCACGCCGTGCGTCTGATCGAAGACCTGCGCGAACGCGATGCCGACATGGACGGCGACGTTCGCAGCCTGCTCAGACAACTGGAAAGCTGA
- the nth gene encoding endonuclease III, with translation MTKDQIFEFFRRLAEDNPSPETELEYGNCYQLVVAVALSAQATDVGVNKATRALFREVETPQQMLELGEEGLKEHIKTIGLFNSKAKNVILLSQLLVDEYGGEVPDTRDDLVRLPGVGRKTANVVLNCWFGQETFAVDTHILRVGNRTGLAKGKTPEQVEAKLEKRVPQPFRLGAHHWLILHGRYVCKARTPECWRCPVVDLCSYRKKVLEKPKRSSAKA, from the coding sequence GTGACCAAGGACCAGATTTTCGAATTCTTCCGCCGCCTGGCGGAGGACAATCCCTCGCCCGAGACCGAACTGGAATACGGCAATTGCTACCAGCTGGTGGTGGCCGTGGCGCTTTCCGCGCAGGCGACCGACGTGGGCGTAAACAAGGCCACCCGCGCGCTCTTCCGCGAGGTCGAGACGCCGCAGCAGATGCTGGAGCTGGGTGAAGAGGGATTGAAAGAGCACATCAAGACCATCGGCCTGTTCAACTCCAAGGCCAAGAACGTCATCCTGCTCTCGCAGCTGCTGGTCGACGAATATGGTGGTGAGGTACCGGACACGCGCGACGATCTCGTCCGGCTGCCCGGCGTGGGCCGCAAGACTGCCAATGTGGTGCTCAATTGCTGGTTCGGGCAGGAGACTTTTGCGGTCGACACGCATATCCTGCGCGTCGGCAACCGCACCGGCCTCGCCAAGGGCAAGACGCCCGAGCAGGTCGAAGCAAAGCTGGAAAAGCGCGTGCCCCAGCCCTTCCGCCTCGGCGCGCATCACTGGCTGATCCTGCACGGCCGCTATGTCTGCAAAGCGCGAACGCCGGAATGCTGGCGCTGTCCGGTGGTAGATCTGTGTAGCTACCGCAAGAAGGTGCTGGAGAAGCCGAAGCGCAGTTCCGCCAAGGCTTAA
- a CDS encoding ion transporter: protein MNLRQILYHQLHIGSKTDGRLTLLNIVLVWVIIAAVVTAIMSTEVEFDRQWHDEILMAELVFGLVFLAEYAARLYAAPEHPGPGTALSKRLRFMLSPLGVIDLVVILVTFAPIFIANAAALRVVRLLRVISIMKFGRFTAATKEMAMAIRDRSYDLLVCIAFAFIFLLCGASALYWIEGELQPEAFGSIPRALWWAVITFTTVGYGDAYPITSAGRVVGSLVAITGVLLVALPTGIVAAAFSDAMQHRREEIQKALERAREKGELDDEDTREDT from the coding sequence ATGAACCTGCGCCAGATTCTCTACCATCAGCTACACATCGGTTCGAAGACCGATGGCAGGCTGACGCTGCTGAACATCGTGCTGGTCTGGGTCATCATCGCCGCCGTCGTCACTGCAATCATGTCCACCGAGGTCGAGTTCGACCGCCAATGGCACGACGAAATCCTGATGGCGGAGCTGGTGTTCGGGCTCGTCTTCCTCGCCGAATATGCAGCGCGTCTCTATGCGGCGCCTGAACATCCCGGCCCCGGCACGGCGCTGTCGAAGCGGCTGCGTTTCATGCTCTCACCGCTTGGCGTCATCGACCTCGTTGTCATCCTCGTGACCTTTGCTCCCATCTTCATCGCCAACGCCGCCGCCCTGCGTGTCGTGCGCCTGCTCAGGGTGATTTCGATCATGAAGTTCGGGCGTTTCACGGCGGCGACAAAGGAGATGGCGATGGCCATCCGCGATCGCAGCTACGACCTGCTCGTCTGCATCGCCTTTGCCTTCATCTTCCTGTTGTGCGGGGCCAGCGCGCTGTACTGGATCGAGGGCGAATTGCAGCCCGAAGCGTTTGGCAGCATCCCTCGTGCGCTGTGGTGGGCGGTCATCACTTTCACCACCGTGGGCTATGGCGATGCCTATCCTATCACCTCGGCGGGCCGCGTCGTCGGATCGCTGGTAGCGATCACCGGCGTCCTACTGGTGGCGCTGCCGACCGGCATCGTTGCCGCCGCATTCAGCGATGCGATGCAGCACCGCCGCGAAGAGATCCAAAAGGCACTCGAAAGAGCCCGCGAAAAGGGCGAACTCGACGATGAAGATACCCGCGAGGACACGTGA